A single window of Ananas comosus cultivar F153 linkage group 19, ASM154086v1, whole genome shotgun sequence DNA harbors:
- the LOC109724804 gene encoding putative U-box domain-containing protein 50, with protein sequence MAFCVAAPIGLPLLRIRRLSTPVPMTSNRLVTPLAAPPDKISISGISGCVSYAMPRLTSCAAADAEHIPPARADKKAFIWVADKKDLLLIAKGLLDLGYEIFSSDGTVQILQEHNIPVTVISLVEFFRLRKGKNSVTVVDPEDYTKILEILQYIDANGENTETKITRTKLKMKEEEHIARKIPASSLNDEKSKEYKLREKRVDKLLLTYTEFCSRKVDKWRKSVLNYTNKHRPNFCYLFIVYGGKLVPLRKEKEIRDMNMVGGTDGGIGETSQSSLPQSCAKTAKETRLENQLEEIEEYVKCLQASDIQECEEDGGEVLIVSSKKQDKLEKSIADMVNVTADSIRTLREKIVEAKKMVEEKKMEVKDHVERSSKAEGVISLCNQKAAEIEDSLKEDKAKQARLTEELERAREQRAKLTEEVKESKGELSSIRKLDDGLVTELNAKKLDQSRIEDRFKKAESARADLTAKIKKVQSQRDKLHQRIRKYKEQELIEDSFTCSFREFSADEISEATKNFSERMVIRTDTEGTTYKAKIGTLNVVVEFKNELSMLSEEEFKAQCLTSCQSYKLHNQNVRSGGVVTITPHTKPTLVYMFIYVSHQLWQVEWLCRIRHPHILAVIGACVDRRCILFEYTPPGATLRDGLFVPPRRAEEAPRLPWHHRIRIAAEVASSPAAPPTPPPPIMPPWNVRVDSDEEVNIRRVKEALAGGGDGDVTAVADRTAGEWPRDLAVEFATVGLVWTVAPNITRVLQDLKRRAKKRMDQERERGGSCRERHVDVPSVFICPIFQEVMKEPHVAADGFSYELEAIKEWLDGGHDTSPMTNLRLQNKRLTPNHALRSLINNWQQN encoded by the exons atggCGTTCTGCGTTGCTGCTCCGATCGGCCTTCCACTGCTGCGGATTCGGCGGCTGTCCACGCCGGTGCCGATGACGTCTAACCGCCTCGTCACGCCCCTCGCCGCTCCCCCGGACAAG atTAGTATTTCAGGAATTTCGGGTTGTGTGAGTTATGCAATGCCGAGATTGACATCGTGCGCTGCAGCCGACGCCGAACATATTCCTCCAGCACGCGCAGATAAGAAAGCTTTTATTTGGGTGGCAGATAAGAAAGATTTATTACTTATAGCAAAGGGGCTTCTGGATTTGGG GTATGAGATCTTCAGTTCGGACGGCACTGTTCAGATTCTGCAGGAACATAATATTCCTGTTACTGTTATTTCTCTCGTGGAATTTTTTAGACTGAGG AAAGGTAAAAACTCTGTCACCGTAGTCGATCCGGAGGACTACACGAAAATACTGGAAATACTTCAGTACATCGATGCGAACGGAGAAAACACTGAGACAAAGATTACTCGTACCAAGCTGAAGATGAAGGAAGAAGAGCATATTGCGC GAAAAATTCCAGCTAGTTCACTGAATGATGAGAAGTCAAAGGAGTATAAGCTAAGGGAGAAGAGAGTGGACAAGTTATTGCTCACATACACTGAATTCTGCTCAAGAAAG GTTGATAAATGGCGAAAAAGTGTCCTAAATTACACAAATAAGCACAGGCCAAATTTTTGCTACTTGTTCATAGTGTATGGGGGAAAGCTAGTTCCCCTTAGAAAGGAGAAAGAGATCAGAGACATGAACATGGTGGG TGGCACTGATGGTGGCATCGGCGAAACATCGCAAAGTTCTCTTCCACAATCCTGTGCCAAAACGGCGAAAGAGACTAGATTGGAAAATCAGTTAGAAGAAATTGAGGAGTATGTTAAATGCTTGCAGGCTTCAGATATTCAAGAATGCGAAGAAGATGGCGGCGAGGTGCTGATTGTTAGTTCTAAAAAGCAAGACAAACTCGAGAAATCGATAGCTGACATGGTCAATGTGACAGCAGATAGTATTAGGACTTTGAGAGAAAAAATTGTGGAAGCTAAGAAGATGGTAGAGGAAAAGAAGATGGAAGTGAAAGACCATGTTGAGAGAAGCAGCAAAGCTGAAGGGGTAATCTCTCTTTGCAATCAAAAG GCGGCGGAGATTGAAGATAGTTTGAAAGAAGACAAGGCCAAGCAAGCCCGATTAACCGAGGAGCTCGAAAGAGCGAGAGAACAACGCGCGAAACTCACCGAAGAAGTAAAAGAGAGCAAGGGCGAGCTAAGTTCGATTCGCAAGCTCGACGACGGGCTCGTGACCGAGCTCAATGCGAAGAAATTGGATCAGTCACGGATCGAGGATCGCTTCAAGAAGGCGGAGAGCGCGAGAGCCGACTTAACGGCAAAAATCAAGAAGGTTCAAAGCCAAAGAGACAAGTTACATCAAAGGATCCGGAAGTACAAGGAGCAAGAGTTGATTGAAGATAGCTTTACTTGCAGTTTCCGCGAGTTCAGCGCCGACGAGATAAGCGAAGCGACCAAGAACTTCTCGGAGCGAATGGTGATAAGGACCGACACGGAGGGCACAACCTATAAGGCGAAAATCGGGACTTTAAATGTTGTAGTTGAATTCAAAAACGAGCTTTCCATGCTATCCGAAGAGGAATTCAAGGCTCAG TGCCTCACTTCTTGTCAAAGTTACAAACTACATAACCAAAATGTTCGGAGTGGCGGTGTTGTTACAATCACTCCGCATACAAAGCCGACTTTagtatatatgtttatatatgttTCTCATCAATTGTGGCAGGTAGAGTGGTTGTGCCGGATCCGGCACCCCCACATCCTGGCTGTGATAGGCGCCTGCGTCGACCGCCGGTGCATCCTCTTCGAATACACGCCGCCTGGTGCCACCCTACGCGACGGACTCTTCGTCCCTCCCCGTCGGGCTGAAGAAGCTCCCCGACTTCCGTGGCACCACCGGATCCGGATCGCCGCAGAGGTTgcctcctcccccgccgcccCTCCGACGCCACCGCCTCCGATAATGCCGCCATGG AATGTAAGAGTAGATA gtgATGAAGAGGTCAACATACGTAGAGTGAAGGAAGCTCTGGCCGGCGGCGGAGATGGAGACGTGACAGCGGTTGCCGATCGGACGGCGGGGGAATGGCCGAGGGATCTGGCGGTGGAGTTTGCGACGGTAGGATTGGTGTGGACGGTGGCGCCCAATATAACGAGGGTGCTGCAGGATTTGAAGAGAAGGGCAAAGAAGAGGATGGAtcaggagagagaaagaggagggagCTGCAGGGAGAGACACGTGGACGTGCCAAGTGTCTTCATTTGTCCAATATTTCAG gagGTGATGAAAGAGCCCCACGTGGCAGCGGATGGATTCTCGTACGAGTTAGAAGCAATAAAAGAGTGGTTGGATGGAGGCCACGACACCTCTCCCATGACCAACCTGAGGCTACAGAACAAGCGCCTCACACCAAATCATGCTCTCAGGTCCCTCATCAACAATTGGCAACAAAATTAA